The following proteins come from a genomic window of Sulfoacidibacillus ferrooxidans:
- a CDS encoding cyclase family protein: MKFFDLSVPISNRAAEPNPPHIMYHGHEEGAKQAADALGVPIHAFPNGQAWAVETITISTHNGTHMDAPYHYGPLSEGRPARTIDLMPLELCYSDGVVLDFSKKAPGTSIEVQDIKEALQSISYTLKPLDMVLIRTDADKLFFDPSYFSAHAGMSASATRYLLEQGVKVTGTDGWGWDIPLTIQADQYRATGDSSVLWEAHYVGTQMEYWHIEKLSNLDKLPHPFGFKIAAFPILIEGASGAWVRPVAIFP; encoded by the coding sequence TTGAAATTTTTTGATCTAAGCGTTCCAATTAGTAATCGCGCAGCTGAACCCAATCCACCACATATCATGTATCACGGACATGAAGAAGGTGCTAAGCAAGCGGCTGATGCTTTAGGTGTGCCGATACATGCATTCCCAAATGGACAAGCATGGGCAGTAGAGACTATAACAATCAGTACACATAATGGTACCCATATGGATGCTCCATACCATTATGGACCCTTATCAGAAGGCAGACCAGCACGTACGATCGATTTGATGCCACTTGAATTATGCTATAGCGATGGTGTAGTTCTTGACTTTAGTAAGAAAGCCCCGGGAACTAGTATTGAAGTGCAGGATATTAAAGAAGCTTTACAGTCGATATCCTACACGCTAAAACCACTGGATATGGTACTTATAAGAACAGATGCCGATAAATTATTTTTCGACCCTTCCTATTTTTCAGCACACGCAGGTATGAGCGCATCTGCAACACGCTATCTTCTTGAGCAAGGTGTTAAAGTAACAGGGACAGACGGCTGGGGATGGGATATTCCTCTTACCATCCAAGCAGATCAATATCGTGCCACAGGGGATTCAAGTGTATTATGGGAGGCACATTATGTAGGAACACAGATGGAATACTGGCACATAGAAAAATTATCCAATTTAGATAAGTTACCTCACCCATTCGGATTTAAAATAGCTGCATTTCCCATTCTTATCGAGGGGGCATCTGGTGCTTGGGTGCGGCCCGTGGCAATCTTCCCTTAA